In a single window of the Amycolatopsis sp. cg5 genome:
- a CDS encoding MauE/DoxX family redox-associated membrane protein: protein MPKPSPRVFDLIGTLVRFGLAAVWLVSGWLKISDAGQTYIAVKAYELLPDGLIGPVATTLPLLELALGLMLIAGFGTRLAGIGSIVLLVLLIAVIAQSWARGLTIDCGCFGGGGQVAAGQTQYPQEIARDTGFLLLAVWLTLRPSTLFSVDGWLGWNSKAAPDDSSDGKAS from the coding sequence GTGCCCAAACCGTCTCCACGCGTGTTCGACCTGATCGGCACTTTGGTCAGGTTCGGGCTCGCCGCGGTGTGGCTGGTTTCCGGCTGGCTGAAGATCAGCGACGCCGGCCAGACGTACATCGCGGTCAAGGCCTACGAGCTGCTCCCGGACGGGCTCATCGGCCCGGTCGCGACCACGCTGCCCCTGCTCGAGCTGGCGCTCGGCCTCATGCTGATCGCCGGATTCGGCACCAGGCTCGCCGGCATCGGCTCCATCGTGCTGCTGGTGCTCCTGATCGCGGTGATCGCCCAGTCGTGGGCACGCGGCCTGACCATCGACTGCGGCTGCTTCGGCGGCGGCGGCCAGGTCGCGGCGGGCCAGACGCAGTATCCCCAGGAGATAGCAAGAGACACCGGGTTCCTCCTGCTCGCGGTGTGGCTGACGCTACGCCCGTCGACCCTCTTTTCGGTCGACGGCTGGCTCGGCTGGAACTCGAAGGCCGCTCCGGACGACTCGTCCGATGGGAAGGCAAGTTAG
- a CDS encoding DsbA family protein, which yields MGGAERNARKKRQQQQAARVVTQARGGGETKKIIAIVAGVVVLAALVIGGVLWTNASKNQTEGQAITTSGIEAPAAGVVEKRDGVVVTLGKPGAPKTIDIYADFLCPICGDFEKAYGPQIRQQVNAGQLQVKYHMVPMLNTRSNPEGYSLESANAALAAADAGKFAQFHDSLFKTQPKEGARGYDKAQLIKLGQDLGITGQDFANAVTTGAYNAQLTSEFENKTAKDPNLEQTFPDGSKGFGTPTVIRDGKVVDVKAGWLQP from the coding sequence GTGGGTGGAGCTGAGCGCAACGCTCGGAAGAAGCGCCAGCAGCAACAAGCGGCGCGCGTGGTGACGCAGGCCAGGGGCGGCGGCGAAACCAAGAAGATCATCGCGATCGTGGCAGGCGTAGTGGTACTCGCCGCCCTCGTCATCGGCGGCGTCCTCTGGACCAACGCCTCCAAGAACCAGACCGAGGGCCAGGCCATCACCACATCGGGCATAGAGGCCCCCGCGGCCGGCGTGGTCGAGAAGCGCGACGGCGTCGTGGTCACCCTCGGCAAGCCCGGCGCCCCGAAGACCATCGACATCTACGCCGACTTCCTCTGCCCCATCTGCGGCGACTTCGAGAAGGCCTACGGCCCCCAGATCCGCCAGCAGGTCAACGCGGGCCAGCTCCAGGTCAAGTACCACATGGTCCCCATGCTCAACACCAGGTCCAACCCCGAGGGCTACTCCCTCGAGTCCGCCAACGCGGCCCTCGCGGCCGCCGACGCAGGCAAGTTCGCCCAGTTCCACGACAGCCTCTTCAAGACCCAGCCCAAAGAAGGCGCCCGAGGCTACGACAAGGCCCAGCTGATCAAACTCGGCCAAGACCTCGGCATCACCGGCCAGGACTTCGCCAACGCGGTCACCACAGGCGCCTACAACGCCCAGCTCACCAGCGAGTTCGAGAACAAGACCGCCAAGGACCCCAACCTCGAGCAGACCTTCCCCGACGGCTCCAAGGGCTTCGGCACCCCCACCGTCATCCGCGACGGCAAGGTCGTAGACGTCAAGGCAGGCTGGCTCCAGCCCTGA
- a CDS encoding DUF4041 domain-containing protein yields MSHAARFRFVTPPGWPEPEPGWVPPTGWRPPASWPPAPPGWEFWVADTPVEEEAVGSDLQQEAPPDPVIDIVDTPAPRQAELENVREQIEQARRELVELNDAILLQQVGIYEYHHPLENAEQYKETLAALRQEVKDFVKQGNAILAADRFAYNNSLAQGRKMTGDFSKLMLRAYNAEADNCVRSVRAGTVASAKQRLDRSVESIAKLGKMMEMRVAPEYHQLRLREIELTGDYQIKVQEEREAAREERERLREEKRAEAELQAERERLEKERDHYTNALAQLEAQGKPEQADALRERLSAIAEAITQNDYRIANIRAGYVYVISNIGAFGENVVKIGMTRRIEPKVRIVELGDASVPFPFDTHLLHFSEDAITLENELHKMFADRRLNHVNLRREFFFITPQEIRTALAEKLGNILEFAEAPEATQYFQSRSSWPETAHSRIDSATTSR; encoded by the coding sequence ATGAGCCACGCAGCCAGGTTCCGGTTCGTCACGCCGCCGGGTTGGCCGGAGCCGGAGCCCGGCTGGGTGCCGCCGACCGGGTGGCGACCGCCAGCGTCGTGGCCACCCGCGCCACCTGGGTGGGAGTTCTGGGTCGCAGACACCCCGGTCGAAGAAGAGGCGGTAGGCAGTGACCTGCAGCAGGAAGCCCCACCGGATCCTGTCATTGACATCGTAGACACACCGGCACCGCGGCAAGCAGAACTCGAGAATGTTCGTGAGCAGATCGAGCAGGCCCGCCGCGAACTCGTCGAGCTGAACGACGCGATCCTTCTCCAGCAGGTCGGGATCTACGAGTACCACCATCCGCTCGAGAACGCCGAGCAGTACAAAGAGACTCTGGCCGCGCTCCGTCAGGAGGTAAAGGACTTCGTCAAGCAGGGCAACGCGATCCTGGCCGCTGACAGATTCGCCTACAACAACTCGCTGGCACAAGGCCGCAAGATGACTGGCGACTTCTCCAAGCTGATGCTGCGCGCTTACAACGCCGAAGCCGACAACTGTGTCCGTTCAGTTCGTGCGGGCACCGTGGCCTCCGCGAAGCAACGCCTCGATCGCTCGGTCGAGTCGATCGCCAAACTGGGCAAAATGATGGAGATGCGGGTCGCGCCCGAGTACCACCAACTTCGGTTGCGGGAGATCGAACTGACCGGGGACTACCAGATCAAGGTCCAGGAGGAGCGAGAAGCGGCACGAGAAGAACGTGAACGCCTCCGCGAAGAGAAGCGCGCAGAGGCGGAACTGCAAGCCGAACGCGAGCGGCTGGAAAAGGAACGCGACCACTACACCAACGCCCTGGCGCAGCTCGAAGCGCAAGGCAAGCCCGAACAGGCGGACGCGCTGCGCGAGCGGCTGTCCGCGATCGCAGAAGCGATCACTCAGAACGACTACCGGATCGCGAACATCCGAGCCGGCTACGTCTACGTCATCAGCAACATCGGCGCCTTCGGCGAGAACGTCGTCAAGATCGGGATGACCAGGCGGATTGAACCGAAGGTCCGTATCGTCGAACTGGGTGACGCATCGGTTCCCTTTCCCTTCGATACTCACTTACTACATTTCTCGGAAGACGCGATCACGCTCGAGAACGAGCTGCACAAGATGTTCGCAGATCGCCGACTGAACCACGTGAACTTGCGACGAGAGTTCTTCTTCATCACCCCGCAGGAGATCCGGACAGCCTTGGCGGAAAAACTCGGAAATATCCTTGAGTTCGCCGAAGCGCCTGAGGCAACGCAGTACTTCCAGAGCCGTTCCTCCTGGCCGGAAACCGCCCACAGCCGGATTGACAGCGCGACGACCTCTCGATAG
- a CDS encoding purine phosphorylase, with translation MNDDLVVILTAFNEEYKAVLNRLDNVEQHVHDRGTRFEIGTVRGTTCHVAVGLAGKGNQPAAVMAERAITHFSPAALMFVGVAGALWDTPLGDVVVATHVYGYHGGTSEDNGLKSRPRSWELAHEISQLAQHIARTGHWKDTAHDGTEVRFGPIAAGEIVQNSRTSSEAQWIREHYNDALAVEMEGAGVAQAGHLNGAPVVIVRGISDAADGSKTSEADQSWQPRAAANAAEFATYLATELIKEGKRGAMNTRATPPREYVSVHSTGGTIGMVAGSISNSTVLQNVSSQPDPRPDLTAELSLLRKDFEAEHARGQLDDETYEIARSHLDTAGKALASTSPEGKKKFVLALKQFSGLVAELTGLAAKVAALVAAAKGIS, from the coding sequence ATGAACGACGACCTGGTGGTGATCCTCACAGCCTTCAACGAGGAGTACAAAGCCGTCCTGAACCGACTCGACAACGTGGAACAACACGTGCACGATCGCGGCACCCGCTTCGAGATCGGCACCGTTCGCGGAACGACCTGCCACGTCGCGGTCGGTCTGGCAGGCAAGGGAAATCAACCAGCCGCAGTCATGGCTGAAAGAGCGATCACGCACTTCTCGCCGGCCGCGCTCATGTTCGTCGGTGTCGCTGGAGCGTTGTGGGACACGCCGCTCGGCGACGTCGTGGTCGCTACACACGTCTACGGCTACCACGGCGGCACCAGCGAGGACAACGGACTCAAGTCCAGACCCAGAAGCTGGGAACTCGCACATGAGATCAGCCAGCTCGCCCAGCACATCGCACGTACAGGGCATTGGAAGGACACCGCGCATGACGGCACGGAAGTGCGTTTCGGCCCCATCGCCGCGGGCGAAATCGTGCAGAACTCTCGCACTTCCAGTGAAGCACAGTGGATCCGCGAACACTATAACGACGCGCTGGCCGTGGAGATGGAAGGTGCCGGTGTCGCGCAAGCGGGGCACCTCAACGGTGCTCCCGTAGTCATAGTGCGCGGCATCAGCGACGCAGCGGACGGCTCGAAGACCTCTGAAGCGGACCAGAGCTGGCAACCACGAGCCGCAGCCAACGCAGCGGAGTTCGCTACATATCTCGCCACTGAACTGATCAAGGAAGGGAAGCGTGGCGCCATGAACACCAGAGCTACTCCCCCTCGCGAGTACGTCAGCGTCCACAGCACCGGTGGCACAATCGGCATGGTGGCAGGCAGTATCAGCAACAGCACAGTCCTCCAGAATGTCTCCAGCCAGCCCGACCCCCGCCCTGACCTCACCGCGGAACTCTCATTGCTGCGCAAGGACTTCGAGGCAGAACACGCACGCGGGCAACTCGACGACGAAACGTACGAGATCGCACGCAGCCACCTCGACACCGCGGGGAAAGCCCTCGCGTCCACCTCACCGGAGGGCAAGAAGAAATTCGTGCTGGCCCTCAAGCAGTTCAGCGGACTGGTCGCGGAACTCACTGGGCTAGCCGCGAAGGTCGCCGCGCTCGTCGCCGCCGCGAAAGGCATCTCATGA
- a CDS encoding NUDIX domain-containing protein — MPDDDWTPPPVLLAVDLVIFTLIDSTLHALLIERGIEPFQGNWALPGGFLEDEREAVLDAAHRELMEEANLNASQLHLEQLGAYGEPDRDPRGRVVSVAYLAIAPGLPEPRAGTDAAHARWVPVPDVLGGSIKLAFDHETILREGLERARAKLEHTAIATAFCEETFTINELQQVYEAVWGVALDLRNFYRKVQAVDDFIVPVGAERRTGKGRPARLFKAGSRTTLYPPLVRPSPATANEGNG, encoded by the coding sequence ATGCCCGACGACGACTGGACTCCTCCGCCGGTACTGTTGGCCGTCGACCTGGTGATCTTCACCCTGATCGACTCGACGCTCCATGCGCTGCTCATAGAACGGGGCATCGAACCGTTCCAGGGCAACTGGGCGCTGCCAGGAGGTTTCCTCGAGGACGAGCGGGAGGCCGTCCTCGATGCGGCCCACCGCGAACTGATGGAAGAAGCGAACCTCAACGCAAGCCAGCTCCACCTCGAACAGCTAGGCGCCTACGGCGAGCCGGATCGCGATCCAAGGGGACGGGTCGTCTCAGTGGCGTACCTGGCCATCGCACCGGGGCTGCCGGAGCCACGCGCGGGCACCGACGCCGCTCACGCGAGATGGGTGCCGGTTCCCGATGTTCTAGGAGGAAGCATCAAGCTGGCCTTCGACCACGAAACCATCCTCCGCGAGGGTCTCGAACGAGCGCGTGCCAAGCTCGAACACACCGCCATCGCAACAGCATTCTGCGAAGAGACCTTCACGATCAATGAGTTGCAACAGGTCTATGAAGCCGTCTGGGGTGTGGCGCTCGACCTGCGGAACTTCTACCGGAAGGTCCAGGCCGTAGATGACTTCATCGTGCCCGTAGGCGCCGAACGACGCACTGGCAAAGGCCGACCAGCCCGGCTGTTCAAGGCCGGGAGCCGGACCACGCTCTACCCGCCTCTGGTACGCCCCAGCCCGGCCACCGCAAATGAAGGAAACGGATGA